Proteins encoded together in one Carya illinoinensis cultivar Pawnee chromosome 3, C.illinoinensisPawnee_v1, whole genome shotgun sequence window:
- the LOC122305059 gene encoding dnaJ homolog subfamily C GRV2 isoform X3 yields MPGHRIDPPCGRVHLQFGQQRPGADMEGASLHLKHLAAAAKDAVAEGGSIPGSRAKLWRRIREFNACIAYSGVPHNIEVPEVTLMALITMLPATPNFPPESPPLPPPSPKAAATVMGFIACLRRLLASRSAASHVMSFPAAVGRIMGLLRNGSEGVAAEAAGLVAVLIGGGPGDTNMLTDSKGEQHATIMHTKSVLFANHAYVIILVNRLKPLSISPLLSMAVVEVLEAMICEPHGETTQYTVFVELLRQVAGLKRRLFALFGHPAESVRETVAVIMRTIAEEDAIAAESMRDAALRDGALLRHLLHAFFLPAGERREVSRQLVALWADSYQPALELLSRVLPPGLVAYLHTCSDGVPSEDASQEASLTSRRKRRLLQQRKGRSGRGFVSQEHSSPSVNNFEVGDLARQVGGGAFKGSDGYQRSALEPNLGQTTTTQSSVAPSGDNLTSEVFSSGVLQNDDSAVSADAPSASLHEASEPGASNMVDSNANIGGLEDTGLPAPAQVVVEHTPVGSGRLLCNWPEFWRAFSLDHNRADLIWNERTRQELREALQAEVHKLDVEKERTEDIVPGGATAEIMTGQDSVPQISWNYSEFLVSYPSLSKEVCVGQYYLRLLLESGSSGRAQDFPLRDPVAFFRALYHRFLCDADIGLTVDGAVPDEMGASDDWCNMGRLDGFGGGGASSVRELCARAMAIVYEQHYKTIGPFEGTAHITVLLDRTDDRALRHRLLLLLKALMKVLSNVEACVLVGGCVLSVDLLTVVHEASERTSIPLHSNLIAATAFMEPLKEWSFIDKDGAQVGPVEKDAIRRFWSKKAIDWTTRCWASGMLDWKRLRDIRELRWVLSIRVPVLTSNQVGEAALFILQSMVSAHSDLDDAGEIVTPTPRVKRILSSPRCLPHIAQAMLSGEPCIVEGAAALLKAVVTRNPKAMIRLYSTGTFYFALAYPGSNLLSIAQLFSVTHVHQAFHGGEEAALSSSLPLAKRSVLGGLLPESLLYVLERSGPAAFAAAMVSDSDTPEIIWTHKMRAEYLIRQVLQHLGDFPQKLSQHCHSLYEYAPMPPVTYPELRDEMWCHRYYLRNLCDEIRFPKWPIVEHVEFLQSLLVMWREELTRRPMDLSEEEACRILEINPEDVSSDDVNKTSFELGEEISSISKQVENIDEEKLKRQYRKLAMKYHPDKNPEGREKFLAVQKAYERLQATMQGLQGPQPWRLLLLLKGQCILYRRYGDVLEPFKYAGYPMLLNAVTVDKDDNNFLSSDRAPLLVAASELTWLTCASSSLNGEELVRDGGIQLLATLLSRCMCVVQPTTPASEPSAIIVTNVMRTFSVLSQFESARVEMLELSGPVEDIVHCTELELVPDAVDAALQTIAHVSVSSDLQNALLKAGVLWYLLPLLLQYDSTAEESDMTESPGVGASVQIAKNLHAVRASQALSRLSGSCTDENSTPYNQEAADALKALLTPKLASMLKDQVPRDLLSRLNTNLESPEIIWNSLTRAELLKFVDQQRASQGPDGSYELKDSQVFVYKALSKELFVGNVYLRVYNDQPDFEISEPEAFCVALVDFIAHLVHSRCATDSDVQNEVSVSGSSFKASEPQNDMAHGSVNDQHVTYENQSDLASGSLNEQQISDDSLTVPDGQVAKSEKLELVKNLQSGLTSLKNLLTSKPSLASIFSTKDRLLPLFECFSVPVASESNIHQLCLNVLSLLTAYAPCLEAMVADGSSLLLLVQMLHSTPNCREGVLHVLYALASTAELAWAAAKHGGVVYILELLLPLQEEIPLQQRAAVASLLGKLVGQPMHGPRVAITLARFLPDGMVSIIRDGPGEAVVASLEQTTETPELVWTPAMAASLSAQIATMASDLYREQIKGRMVDWDVPEKASGQQEMRDEPQVGGIYVRLFLKDPKFPLRNPKRFLEGLLDQYLSSIAATHYDAQSFDPELPLLLSAALVSLLRVHPALADHVGYLGYVPKLVAAVAYEGRRETMASEELNNGVYADRGHEPDDGLTQPSQTPQERVRLSCLRVLHQLAASTTCAEAMAATSVGTPQVVPLLMKAIGWQSGSILALETLKRVVVAGNRARDALVAQGLKVGLVEVLLGLLDWRAGGRNGLCSQMKWNESEASIGRVLAIEVLHAFATEGAHCTKVREILNASDVWSAYKDQKHDLFLPSNAQSAAAGVAGLIENSSSRLTYALTAPPPQSASSRPASMMTSDSNGKQDHPS; encoded by the exons ATGCCAGGCCATCGAATTGATCCACCTTGTGGAAGAGTTCATTTACAATTTGGACAGCAACGTCCTGGTGCTGATATGGAAGGTGCTTCCTTGCATTTGAAACATTTAGCAGCAGCTGCAAAAGATGCTGTTGCTGAAGGTGGTTCTATTCCTGGATCTAGAGCTAAGTTATGGCGTAGAATAAGGGAGTTCAATGCATGTATAGCATATAGTGGAGTTCCTCATAACATTGAAGTACCTGAAGTGACTTTAATGGCCTTAATTACAATGCTTCCGGCTACTCCAAATTTTCCTCCAGAGTCTCCTCCCTTACCGCCCCCTTCACCTAAAGCAGCTGCAACAGTAATGGGTTTCATTGCATGTTTACGTAGATTACTGGCATCAAGAAGTGCAGCTTCACATGTGATGTCGTTTCCAGCTGCTGTTGGAAGAATAATGGGCTTACTCAGAAATGGTTCAGAGGGTGTAGCTGCTGAAGCTGCAGGGCTTGTTGCAGTCCTTATTGGTGGTGGTCCTGGTGATACAAATATGTTAACAGATTCCAAAGGAGAGCAGCATGCTACAATTATGCACACCAAATCAGTACTGTTTGCTAATCATGCTTATGTTATTATTCTTGTCAATAGGCTGAAGCCATTGTCTATATCGCCTTTATTGTCAATGGCTGTTGTTGAAGTTTTAGAAGCCATGATATGTGAACCACATGGCGAAACCACTCAATATACTGTTTTCGTTGAACTATTACGCCAAGTAGCTGGTTTGAAGCGTCGcttgtttgctctgtttgggcATCCTGCTGAAAGCGTCAGGGAAACAGTAGCTGTGATTATGCGAACAATTGCAGAAGAAGATGCAATTGCAGCAGAGTCCATGCGTGATGCTGCTTTGCGTGATGGTGCTTTATTGAGGCATTTATTACATGCATTTTTCCTTCCTGCTGGTGAGAGGCGTGAGGTCAGTCGACAGCTCGTTGCCCTTTGGGCAGATTCCTATCAACCAGCTCTAGAATTATTGTCTAGAGTTTTGCCACCTGGGCTGGTTGCTTATTTGCACACATGTTCTGATGGAGTTCCATCTGAAGATGCCAGTCAGGAAGCATCATTGACCAGTAGAAGAAagaggcgtttacttcaacagAGGAAAGGTCGCTCAGGAAGAGGATTTGTATCTCAAGAGCATTCCTCACCTTCAGTCAATAATTTTGAAGTCGGAGATTTGGCAAGACAGGTTGGTGGTGGTGCTTTTAAAGGGTCAGATGGCTACCAAAGATCTGCTCTAGAGCCAAATCTAGGGCAGACCACAACCACTCAGTCCTCTGTTGCTCCAAGTGGTGATAACTTGACCAGTGAAGTGTTCTCTTCTGGAGTTCTACAAAATGATGATTCAGCTGTTTCAGCTGATGCTCCATCAGCCAGTCTTCATGAGGCATCAGAACCAGGTGCTTCAAATATGGTTGATTCTAATGCCAATATAGGCGGCTTGGAAGATACAGGCCTTCCAGCTCCTGCTCAGGTTGTTGTGGAACACACCCCTGTGGGCTCTGGAAGGCTACTTTGTAATTGGCCTGAATTTTGGCGAGCTTTTAGTCTTGACCATAATCGCGCAGATTTGATCTGGAATGAGCGTACCAGGCAAGAGTTAAGGGAAGCTTTGCAGGCTGAGGTTCATAAACTAGATGTTGAGAAGGAGCGAACAGAAGATATCGTTCCAGGAGGTGCAACAGCAGAGATTATGACTGGGCAAGATAGTGTGCCACAAATATCCTGGAACTACTCTGAGTTCTTAGTTAGTTATCCTAGCTTGTCCAAGGAAGTTTGTGTGGGCCAATACTATCTGCGTTTACTGCTTGAGAGTGGCAGCAGTGGTAGGGCACAGGATTTTCCACTGCGTGATCCAGTTGCTTTCTTTAGAGCGCTTTATCATCGGTTTTTATGTGATGCTGACATAGGCCTTACAGTAGATGGCGCTGTTCCCGATGAGATGGGTGCATCTGATGATTGGTGTAACATGGGAAGATTAGATGGTTTTGGTGGAGGGGGAGCTTCTTCTGTTAGAGAGCTTTGTGCAAGGGCAATGGCAATTGTATATGAGCAGCATTATAAGACAATAGGTCCTTTTGAGGGCACTGCTCACATCACAGTTCTTTTGGATAGGACAGATGATAGAGCTTTAAGGCATcgtcttcttctccttttgaAG GCTTTGATGAAAGTTCTATCGAATGTGGAGGCTTGTGTTTTGGTTGGAGGGTGTGTTTTGTCTGTGGATCTGCTGACAGTGGTTCATGAGGCTTCGGAAAGGACTTCTATCCCTTTGCATTCAAATTTGATTGCAGCTACAGCTTTCATGGAACCACTTAAGGAATGGTCATTTATTGACAAGGATGGTGCACAAGTTGGACCTGTGGAGAAGGATGCTATCAGGAGGTTCTGGTCAAAGAAAGCAATTGATTGGACAACAAGGTGCTGGGCGTCTGGGATGCTTGACTGGAAGAGATTGCGTGATATTCGGGAACTTCGCTGGGTGCTATCTATTCGGGTTCCAGTTCTCACTTCTAATCAG GTAGGGGAGGCAGCATTGTTCATTTTACAGAGCATGGTATCTGCTCATTCAGATCTAGATGATGCCGGAGAGATAGTAACACCAACTCCTAGAGTAAAACGGATCTTGTCGAGTCCACGTTGCCTTCCACATATTGCACAG GCTATGCTGTCCGGGGAACCATGTATTGTAGAGGGTGCTGCTGCATTGCTGAAGGCTGTTGTCACCAGAAATCCCAAGGCCATGATTCGTCTATACAGCACGGGCACATTTTATTTTGCCTTGGCATACCCTGGATCTAATCTCCTTTCAATTGCTCAACTCTTCTCGGTGACTCATGTCCATCAAGCATTTCATGGTGGGGAAGAAGCTGCTCTTTCCTCTTCATTGCCTCTGGCAAAACGGAGTGTATTGGGTGGACTTCTTCCTGAATCCTTGCTATATGTACTGGAGCGTAGTGGTCCAGCTGCATTTGCTGCAGCAATGGTTTCTGATTCCGATACGCCTGAGATTATATGGACCCATAAAATGCGAGCAGAATATCTGATACGTCAG GTTTTGCAGCATCTTGGAGATTTTCCCCAGAAATTGTCACAGCATTGTCACTCCTTATATGAGTATGCGCCTATGCCACCAGTGACATACCCAGAGCTAAGAGATGAAATGTGGTGTCACCGTTATTATCTTCGGAACTTGTGTGATGAGATCCGGTTTCCAAAATGGCCAATTGTTGAGCATGTTGAATTTCTCCAGTCATTACTGGTAATGTGGCGTGAAGAGTTGACACGAAGACCCATGGATCTTTCTGAAGAAGAAGCTTGCAGAATTTTAGAGATAAACCCGGAAGATGTGTCGAGTGATGATGTCAATAAAACTAGTTTTGAGTTGGGTGAGGAGATATCTAGCATATCCAAGCAGGTTGAGAACATTGATGAAGAAAAACTCAAGCGACAATATAGGAAACTTGCAATGAAATACCATCCAGACAAAAATCCTGAGGGTCGGGAGAAGTTTCTTGCTGTACAGAAAGCTTATGAGCGCCTGCAG GCCACCATGCAAGGCTTGCAAGGTCCTCAGCCTTGGAGGTTGTTACTTTTATTGAAAGGACAGTGTATCTTATACCGACGATATGGGGATGTACTAGAGCCATTTAAATATGCTGGCTATCCCATGTTACTCAATGCAGTTACTGTGGACAAAGATGATAACAACTTTCTTTCCTCTGACAGAGCACCCCTACTTGTTGCTGCATCAGAGCTTACTTGGCTGAC GTGTGCATCTTCTTCTTTGAATGGTGAAGAACTTGTGAGGGATGGAGGGATACAACTTCTTGCAACTCTTCTTTCCCGTTGCATGTGTGTTGTTCAGCCAACTACTCCTGCAAGTGAACCATCTGCAATTATTGTTACGAATGTGATGCGAACCTTTTCTGTTTTGAGTCAATTTGAGAGTGCCAGAGTTGAGATGCTTGAACTTTCTGGACCAGTTGAGGACATTGTACACTGTACTGAACTTGAGCTTGTACCAGACGCAGTTGATGCTGCCCTCCAGACAATTGCCCATGTTTCTGTGTCCTCGGACTTGCAGAATGCTTTATTAAAGGCTGGTGTTTTATG GTACCTTTTGCCACTGCTGCTTCAGTATGATTCAACTGCTGAAGAATCTGATATGACAGAGTCACCTGGGGTTGGTGCTAGCGTTCAGATTGCAAAAAATTTGCATGCTGTTCGAGCATCCCAGGCCCTATCAAGGCTCAGCGGTTCATGTACTGATGAGAATTCAACACCTTACAATCAAGAAGCAGCCGATGCTCTCAAAGCCTTGCTAACTCCAAAACTTGCTAGTATGTTGAAAGACCAAGTGCCTAGAGACCTATTATCCAGATTAAACACAAACTTGGAGTCTCCAGAG ATTATCTGGAACTCTTTGACCCGAGCAGAACTGTTGAAATTTGTGGATCAGCAACGTGCAAGCCAGGGTCCTGATGGTTCATATGAGCTAAAAGATTCACAGGTCTTTGTGTATAAGGCACTGTCAAAAGAGCTCTTTGTAGGCAATGTTTACTTGAGGGTCTACAATGATCAGCCTGACTTTGAGATCAGTGAACCAGAAGCTTTTTGTGTTGCTCTTGTTGATTTTATAGCACATTTAGTGCATTCTAGGTGTGCAACAGATTCAGATGTTCAAAACGAAGTTAGTGTCAGTGGCTCATCCTTCAAGGCATCTGAGCCTCAAAATGATATGGCTCATGGATCAGTTAATGATCAGCATGTGACATATGAGAACCAAAGTGATTTGGCATCTGGATCACTTAATGAACAGCAGATTTCTGATGATTCTTTGACAGTACCAGATGGACAAGTGGCAAAAAGTGAAAAACTTGAACTGGTTAAGAACCTTCAATCTGGATTGACCTCACTTAAG AACTTACTGACAAGCAAACCAAGTTTGGCATCAATATTTTCTACTAAAGACAGGCTGTTGCCTCTTTTTGAATGCTTTTCTGTGCCTGTTGCATCAGAAAGCAACATTCATCAACTTTGCCTGAATGTACTGTCACTCTTGACTGCGTATGCTCCTTGCTTGGAGGCAATGGTTGCAGATGGATCTAGTCTTCTCCTTTTAGTACAAATGCTTCACTCTACTCCAAATTGTCGAGAAGGGGTTCTTCATGTTCTTTATGCATTGGCAAGCACAGCGGAACTTGCTTGGGCGGCAGCCAAGCATGGTGGAGTAGTGTACATTCTCGAACTCCTGTTGCCCTTGCAGG AAGAAATTCCCTTGCAGCAAAGAGCAGCAGTGGCTTCATTGTTGGGGAAACTTGTTGGGCAGCCCATGCATGGGCCTAGAGTTGCAATAACGCTGGCAAGATTTCTTCCAGATGGTATGGTATCGATTATTAGGGATGGTCCTGGTGAGGCTGTTGTAGCTTCCCTTGAACAGACTACAGAGACACCTGAACTTGTCTGGACACCAGCAATGGCAGCTTCTTTGTCTGCTCAAATTGCAACTATGGCATCAGACCTTTATCGTGAACAGATAAAAGGTCGCATGGTTGATTGGGATGTACCTGAGAAGGCATCTGGGCAGCAGGAAATGAGAGATGAGCCACAG GTTGGTGGAATATATGTCAGGCTGTTCTTAAAAGATCCAAAATTTCCCCTCAGAAATCCAAAGAGATTCTTGGAAGGACTGCTGGATCAGTATTTGTCGTCCATTGCTGCCACACATTATGACGCCCAATCTTTTGACCCTGAACTTCCATTGCTTTTGTCAGCTGCTTTGGTTTCCTTATTGCGGGTGCACCCTGCACTTGCAGATCATGTTGGATATCTTGGATATGTTCCCAAACTTGTGGCAGCTGTAGCCTATGAGGGAAGACGAGAAACAATGGCATCAGAGGAGCTTAATAATGGCGTCTATGCTGATAGAGGCCATGAACCTGACGATGGATTGACACAACCCTCACAAACTCCACAAGAACGTGTACGTCTTAGTTGTTTACGTGTGCTGCATCAGCTTGCTGCTAGCACTACGTGTGCTGAAGCAATGGCAGCAACTAGTGTAGGGACTCCTCAG GTTGTTCCACTTCTAATGAAAGCCATAGGGTGGCAAAGTGGAAGCATATTAGCTCTCGAGACACTAAAACGTGTTGTGGTTGCTGGAAATAGAGCTAGAGATGCTCTCGTTGCGCAAGGACTTAA GGTTGGTCTCGTTGAAGTACTTCTTGGCCTTCTTGATTGGAGGGCTGGTGGAAGGAATGGTCTTTGCTCTCAGATGAAATGGAATGAATCTGAAGCATCTATAGGCAGAGTGCTTGCAATCGAG GTTTTGCATGCATTCGCAACAGAAGGGGCCCATTGTACCAAAGTGCGCGAAATATTGAATGCTTCTGAT GTTTGGAGCGCTTATAAAGATCAGAAACATGACCTTTTCCTACCTTCAAATGCTCAATCAGCTGCTGCAGGGGTTGCTGGTCTAATTGAAAATTCATCATCCAGACTCACTTATGCCCTTACAGCTCCTCCACCACAATCTGCCTCTTCAAGACCTGCTTCAATGATGACATCGGACTCAAATGGAAAGCAGGATCACCCTTCATAG